Proteins encoded together in one Actinomycetota bacterium window:
- a CDS encoding helix-turn-helix transcriptional regulator, producing the protein MSKGPKEERRGVDLGAFIRQQRERANISLRKLADRAGISNPYLSQIERGLRKPSAEILKSIARGLSIQAESLYQRAGLLDEGFHPPSVVEAVEADLQLNQRQKRVLLDIYRTYVQEEEEPS; encoded by the coding sequence ATGAGCAAAGGACCAAAGGAAGAGCGCCGGGGTGTCGATCTTGGTGCGTTCATACGTCAGCAGCGCGAACGGGCGAATATCTCGCTCCGCAAGCTGGCCGATCGCGCCGGAATCTCGAACCCCTATCTCAGCCAGATCGAACGCGGGCTGCGCAAGCCGTCCGCGGAGATCCTCAAGTCGATCGCTCGCGGGCTGTCGATCCAGGCCGAGTCGCTCTACCAACGGGCCGGTCTACTCGACGAGGGCTTCCATCCACCGTCGGTGGTCGAAGCCGTCGAGGCGGACCTTCAATTGAACCAGCGACAAAAGCGTGTACTCCTGGACATCTACCGAACCTACGTCCAGGAAGAGGAGGAACCATCATGA